A region of the Edaphobacter lichenicola genome:
TGATGAAAGAGGCGCTCGTGGCCAGCGACTTTGACGACGCAGCCCTCGGGCGCGAGGTTGCCCTTGAGGATGACGAGGCCGCCGGTGGCTTTGAGTGGGTGGTCTGTGGGATAGATGACGGCCTGGTTCGGTGTTTCGACTGCTGCTGCGGCCTCTTCGGCTAGAGTCTTGCCGGTGACGGTGATCTGGCTGCCGTCGATGAGGCCTGCGTCGAGGAGGCGCTTGGCGAGGAGACGGCTGCCGCCTGCATTTTGATAGTCCGTGGCAGCGTACTTGCCGCCGGGGGAGAGGTCGCAGATGTGCGGTGTGCGGTCGCTGATGGCGTTGAAGTCGTCGATGGTGAAGGGGATGTTGAACTCGCGTGCGATGGCGAGCAGATGGAGGACCGCATTCGTCGAGCCACCAGACGCGCACGCGGAGACGTAGGCGTTCTCGATGGCTTTGCGCGTGACAATCTTCGACGGGCGGAGGTCGTTCTTTGCGAGCTCCATGACGAGGCGTCCGGCTTCGCGGCTGGCTGCGGCTTTATCGGGCGACATGGCGGGGACGCCGGTGATCTGGATGGGAGAGATGCCGAGGAACTCGCCGGCCATGGCCATGGTGTTGGCGGTGAACTGTCCGCCGCAGGCTCCGGGGCCGGGACAGGCGGCGGCTTCGAGGGCTTCGAGTTCGTCGTCGGTGATCTTGCCGGCGGCGTGTGAGCCCATGCCTTCGAAGACCTGCAGGATTGTGATCTCTTTGATGGTGCCGTCGGGTTGGGGGAGCTTGCCGGGGGCGATGGAGCCGCCGTAGAGCATGAGGCCGGGGATGTCGAGGCGGGCTAGGGCCATGATGGCGGCGGGCATGTTCTTGTCGCAGCCGGCGATGCAGACGAGGCCGTCGAAGGAGTTGGCGCGGGTGACGAGTTCGATGGAGTCGGCGATGACCTCGCGGGAGACGAGCGAGGCCTTCATGCCCTGGGTGCCCATGGTGATGCCGTCGTGGACGGTGATGGTGTTGAACTCCATGGGAGTGCCGCCGGCGTCGCGAATGCCTTGCTTGACGGCTGCGGCGACGTCGCGGAGATGGAAGTTGCAGGGGCCGACCTCCGTCCAGGTGTTGGCGATGCCGATGATGGGCTTGTGCAGATCTTCTTTGCTGAAGCCTACGCTGCGCAGGTAAGAGCGTGCGGCGGCGCGGGATGGGCCTTCTGTGAGGACTTTCGAATATCTCTTTGCCGGATTGAGTTCGTTGCTCAAAGTCATAGCCTTTCAGGAAAGCGAGTCAGCGGGTTAGCGAGTCAGCGCGAATCAAGCAGTGGCAGGTCGGGGTTTCAGCCAGAACTCGGCATCATGTTTGTTTTCGAAGGTGTCGAGTTCAGATTCGTGGCGCAAGGTGAGGCCGATGTCGTCGAGGCCGTTCAGCAGGCAGTATTTGCGGAAGGGGTCGATATCGAAGTGTGCGCTGAAGCCTTCGTCGTCGGTAATGGTCTGGGCTTCGAGGTTGATGGTGATCTTATGCGCGGGATTTTTTTCTGAACGGTGCATCAGGGTTTCCACGTCGGACTCGGGGAGGCGGACGAGGACCATGCCGTTCTTTCCTGCGTTGGAGAAGAAGATATCGGCGAAGCTGGGAGCGATGACGGCGAGGAAGCCGAAGTCGGTGAGGGCCCAGGCGGCGTGCTCGCGGGAGCTGCCGCAGCCGAAGTTTTTCCCGGCGATGAGGATCTTCGCGCCCTTGTGATTATTTTTGTTGAGGACGAAGGTCTGGTCGGGCTGGCCAGAGTTGGGGCCGTCCTGAATGCGGCGCCAGTCGTAG
Encoded here:
- the ilvD gene encoding dihydroxy-acid dehydratase, producing MTLSNELNPAKRYSKVLTEGPSRAAARSYLRSVGFSKEDLHKPIIGIANTWTEVGPCNFHLRDVAAAVKQGIRDAGGTPMEFNTITVHDGITMGTQGMKASLVSREVIADSIELVTRANSFDGLVCIAGCDKNMPAAIMALARLDIPGLMLYGGSIAPGKLPQPDGTIKEITILQVFEGMGSHAAGKITDDELEALEAAACPGPGACGGQFTANTMAMAGEFLGISPIQITGVPAMSPDKAAASREAGRLVMELAKNDLRPSKIVTRKAIENAYVSACASGGSTNAVLHLLAIAREFNIPFTIDDFNAISDRTPHICDLSPGGKYAATDYQNAGGSRLLAKRLLDAGLIDGSQITVTGKTLAEEAAAAVETPNQAVIYPTDHPLKATGGLVILKGNLAPEGCVVKVAGHERLFHQGVARVFESEDECHAAVEAGKINPNDVCVIRYEGPRGGPGMREMLAVTAAIKGIPELSETVALLTDGRFSGATRGLMVGHVAPEAQLGGPIAAVHEGDTITFDIPNRKLTLNVPEAEIAKRLTTWKAPEPRFKRGVFAKYVNTVSSASEGAVTT
- the leuD gene encoding 3-isopropylmalate dehydratase small subunit; this translates as MHPINVLTSHAVPLDRPNVDTDQIIPKQFLKRIERTGYGDFLFYDWRRIQDGPNSGQPDQTFVLNKNNHKGAKILIAGKNFGCGSSREHAAWALTDFGFLAVIAPSFADIFFSNAGKNGMVLVRLPESDVETLMHRSEKNPAHKITINLEAQTITDDEGFSAHFDIDPFRKYCLLNGLDDIGLTLRHESELDTFENKHDAEFWLKPRPATA